TCAATCAAACTATAGAAAGATGATCCAAAAATCTAAATAATTTACAAAGACGACTTACCCAACGGAATTAACATCTCACAAGTTAGGCCCAAAAACTTCTGAAAAATATTTTATCTATGATGATAGGAAACAATGATGAATCAATTCAATCTCTGATATACGTTGAATTACCTGCCGGTTTTGAGACTTTTTTATAGTTGAGAATTTGGGATTAGGAGAAGAGTCAGTGCGCATAGACTGTAAGAGAAGAAGTTTTAATTAACGTCAGCAGTAAGCCATCGATAAAAGAAAGAAAGATGGTGATAGGTATCTACAATTGCAGATCCTTCTTTGCTTCTTGTGCACTGGGTTTGTGACGTTTCAGTAGAATTGGTTATTTGGTTTTGAAGAAGACGGAAGACGCGGCAATGTTGAACGGAGAGGAGGAGGTGATGTTTTTAGAGTTGACGACTGTTAGGGTTAGGGTTAGGGTTTGTGCAAGGACAGGTGTCAGATTCTTATGTGGGGGATTGTCGGATTGATTTTCCTCCAGTTACTTTTCTTAGTTTCTAAGAAAACTTCCTGTTAGAGAGAGAGAGAGAGAGAGAGAGAGAAGAGAGAGAGAGAGAGAGAGAGAGAGTNNNNNNNNNNNNNNNNNNNNGAGAGAGAGAGAGAGAGTAACTACATATTTGAAGATTAGCAATTGGGCCTGGCCTAATGGGATTACTTAGGCTCCTACTAAGTAAAAGATTCCAAAAATCTGAATGTTGGTCAAGAAGTGAAGAAACTATCTAGCTAGGAGAAACAAGATCTAGTTCACTGAAACAGGGTGTATGGGGATGAAAACAAATCCAAGAAGAAGGGTCAATTGAACTATCCTGCTTCTTCCTAAAAAGTTAAAAGCCTTATTTTCAAACCCAAAAAAAAAAAAAAAAATCCAAATTTGCAAAGCCTTATTGAAAGGAGCTTGGCATACAAAAGAAAAACTGAAAAGGCCCTGGAGGACATTTTGCAACTCACATCTTCTGAAGCACTCACTGATATTCTGTAATTCAAAGCATGTGTAGCTATCGTATATACTTAACCAGTAAACCTGCACAGCCTTTTTTCACATTGTTCTTCACAGACCAAAGAAAAAAGGATATGCGGCAAAGTATATGCTCCAGTGAGCTGGGCTAGAAATTGTGTGCATTGGAACACAATGTTAGCTACTACAGCATACATGCATGCTATGGATTCAACATTATTGAGTTATCAATATGTTATTGAACTGTAGCGGTTTCTTTGTTGGATCAAAAATCTAACAGCCAACACGAGGTGACTGAGAATTTTCCTTCTCTGCTTCTATGGTGGACTGGACGAAGAATTATCAGAAGAGCCCAACTTTGTCCATATAATTGCTTGCACTTAGAAGGGTAATGCAATAGTATTTTCAGCTTCATCTTCACCTCACGACTATCTTTGATGTGCTCCTTTCGAACCTGATATGCTAATTTGAGTAATTTCTGTACCAACAGAGTATAAGTGAGCAATCATTTCTTTATAATAAAGAGCAAGAAAAGGTTGTGTCAGCTTAAGGATGATTCAATGAAAATAAAATTGCAAACACATTAACCAAAATACAAATATGAGATTTGATGTATAAGGACATCAGTTTCTTTCCCATAAAACACTTGACGTATCCTCAGTTGACTATCAAACTCTGATACCACCAAATTAGTTCACAGCACATTGCAAGATAGTATGCTTATAGCGCACAATTACTACATTCGCTATCAAATTTTATTTAACCTCAACCTACAAATGCAGAATGATTTATTTGTACATGTTATAATATTTCTCTGTTTCACTTGGCAGCAATGTTTGCTACCTGATCAGCTGATCTATTTTCAATTTTACATGCAGCAAAAGATCAAGGAGCAGTAGTGTTGATATGTGAAGAATGTATACAATGCTAACTTCAAAATGGTTCATGCAATGAGATACAGAAGCCCAACAGTTTTTGGATGAACCGGAGAACTGTGGAAAATATACAGAAACTAAATTGTGTGCATAGTCTTACCTGAATGGTGCTTGTTTCCTCCATCATATATCCATAGTACCTAGCCATTGAAATTCAGTACAATTATGTTAATCTTCAGTAACTAAGCAAAACCAATGAATGGCATGATGCAATCTCTATATTGTTTAGAACTTTAGATCAATCACTGGTTATAATTCACAATAAATCATTGAGTGGAGAGAAAACGCTTCACTAAGAACAGGAAAAATTAAACCAGATGAAACAAATATATACAGACATTGAGACTGCATACACATATAGACATACACATATGCATACTCGTCATATATTTACAGATAAACAACACATCCATATAGACAGACAACAACATGAGATTTGTATGACTACCTTACGCTGATCAATTCAAACATGCCATAACAATAACACTTGTAATCTACAGAAGTGATCATACCTGCATAAGAACTCATCTTGAGCTATATCAAGCACCCCAATTTCCACGGTAGCCGTGTAAGATCAATGTTACAAAGCAACACATAGCCTGTACATCCTCTGCTCATCAAACTTTTTGATGCAGCCTATATCTTGTATACTCTAGTAGAACTGACATCTGCATTAACATCAACAAAACACAATAAGTTAATGCAACCACATCAAACACTATATCAGCAACAAATCCCAAATGTCAAAATAAACTCTCATACCTTTCACAATTTGACACAATCCCAACTGGGATCATCCACTCCCAATCAAGTTGGCATCGAAAACCGGCACAATGGGCATAAATGACTCCTCTTCAACCACTCAACAATGCAATCCTTATGATACACATGGTTGCAGGGCATGCCTATAACCTCCAACCCAGTTGAAAACTCCTCCAAACAAATACTACATTCATTCACCACGCTCAAATTCTCAACCTTCACTTTCTTCAACGCCGCAATAGACGACCTGGTGGCCGGAACCGGATTAAAAACCTGCCCAGATTCCCAAATAGCCCTCTCAATCTGGTCATGATCATCATAAGGCGTCACAGCCACAACACCCAAATTGAAAGGGACCACTTTATGCTCATCAGGGTCCCCATTTTCGAACACAGTGGCAACATCCAAAGCAAAGCTGTAAACTTCAGGTACCAAAGCCTCAATGAAGTCCAGGGACACACCTGTCCCAGAGAGAATGGTGTTGATGGTGTCATGGGTATGTGTAAAGAACACGTTACAGGGTACAAAGAAGGATTCTTGGATTGAGTTCAAAGGTATGAACACATGTTGGGGGTAGTAGAGTTGGAGCTGATGAGTGAAGTGAAGGTTGAAGATGAAACAGTCGCAGGAGAGCAACTGGGTGTTGGGGAAAGCATGGTTTTGTTCTTCTTGGTAGATTGAGTATTGGTAAAGGGTCTCCATGGTCAAGAAGCAGAGAGGTTTGGGATTGAAACAAAGTGTGAAGGAAGAGACAGAGTAAAAGGTTGTATGCTAATTTGGGGAAATTTGATGCCTGTGTTTGGGAGGATTAGCTGAAATTTGTGTGAATTTATTTTATTTTTCTTAGTCCCAGTCGGTTTTGCTTTGCTAGGCTGCCCAGGTTTCCAAGTAACATTACCTAATTAACAAAGCTGGCACCAAATTTAGCAAAAAACAAAACCAAAAACAAATAAAATATAGGAATAAATAAAAAGTGAAGTACCCAAAAAAGATATGGACTTAGTACCAAAATTTATTGCTCATCGACTGTGTCTGTGTTTCATACCATATGAATGTCCATTTTTGTTAAGTTGGTTGATTCAGCATTGCAGTAATAACATACTGTGTATTTTGTGATTACACACTCTGTATTTTGTGTTTGTTCTGGTGGTCAATTTTTGTTCTTGTGATCATGCTGTTTGCATACTGGGAAGATGCTCTTCAAGCATGTTTTTCGTGAAGCAAACATTATTACATGCGATAAGTGAAGATCAAGATAACTTCTGGATTTTAAATGAAATTGTCTTGTTCCCTTCATATTTAATCTTGAAACGTTTGAATACTTGTAATAATTTGATTTTAACTGCAGTCCTCTGCGTTTCATCTTTTAAGACATTCTTTTCGTTTTCTAAACACAGGAAAGTTGAATGCTGCACTCACCAAGAAACAAAATTCCAAAACAAAAAAGAAGTGAAGTTAACTTCGACATCAGAATTGAACATCATTGAACCAAAACAAATTTCAATATGAAACTTTATAAAAGATTAATTTGCTTCCACCGGTAAAACCTTGCTTGAGCTCTCAGGCATGCATATAACCAAAGGACCCACAATTTATATACAAGTATCAATCAGTTGACTGCATATATGATATGGCAATAATAACTCCCACTGTGATTTATGCAGGCTTCCAACTTGTAAGGACTTCTTGAAACATTTCGGTCATCAACTCTCTGTCTGCATACTCGAAAAAGCCATCTAACTCCTGTCTAACATCATATATCTTGCCAAAACGAAACAAGTACAACAAACACCCTTTCTTCAGCTTCGGCAGTTGGTACAATCCGGCCTCGTGCAGCCTCTCCAGGACATTCCCAGAGTTAATATCTTCCATAAGGCTCTCCTCACAAGCATCTTTAAGGTCTGACATGTCATATTTGTTTGCCGCGCTGAGAAGTGCCAACCGGTGCTTCAAGAAATCCTCTTGTTTAATGGTTCCATACCAATAACTGACAAGGGCCGTACAAGATTCCAGTGACATGTCTTCTATGTCAATTGTGGAGGACACTGTTTCTTTAAGGTCGTGACTGAACATGCTCCGGAACACGGGAGAATTTGCTGAAAGAACTGCTTTGTGAGCTTTCAAAGAGCCTTCCGCAGTGTTGATGGTGACATCGGCATGGATACCCTCTTGAAACATTCGAGAGAGGCATGTCAGAGTGCTTTGAGTTGACAAAGACTGCATCAATCCACCAGTAGGCCATACATGAGTAGACTCCCCACCCTAAATTAAACAAGAAAACATTAAAGGGGCTCAGAGAACTGGGAAGTTCGAGGATGTGTTGACATGAGTGCACTGATATATAACAGTAAGAAATCAGGTTCTCACATATCATGTTCTGTTAATACTAGTTTTCCACATGTTATTGAGTTGAAGGTAAAACAAACTGAAACTAGAATCGTTAAGTTGCTAGTTTTAAATTTCCATCATTAAATGTAGCTTTTGCAACCCACCGGTGAGAAAAAGAATCAACATTGATTGAAATGCAATTTGTATCAAGTACAAAAGTTCATGAAACATACATACTTAATAGAACAATCAAAGATGACTAGGTAATAGGACTCACATTCATAGTTGATATCTTCAGGTCGAGAAACTCTAATTCAATGACGAAGGGACCACTGGAACTGGAATTAACAGGCCAGGCAAAGTCCTCCGGTGTGCGAAGCAGTCTTTCATAAACTGTACCAGAAGCAGTGCATCATTAGCGGAACAGAACCTTTACTGTCAAATGCATCGTCTGCTATAAATGGAATATTTCCAAAATATTTTATGTGTTCAATACTTCTTCTGGAGTTGCGATTCTCCAGTGTTATCGTTAGAGGCAGAACAGGTAGGTGAACTTGCCAATGCTAAATAGAGAATGCATGTATGTATTTTCATGTTTTCATCAAATCATGAACAAGCCATAAAAACGATAAATCCTTAACGAATGCAATCAATTGAAAGTGATGTTGCCACCGAAACCTCCTTATCTAGTATTGATTCCAATTCTTCACCATCTCATATAACTCAATTGCAATACAAAACCACCCTTTCAGCCAACAAAACAACCAAATATCAGCTCTTACCAACCTAAACCTTTCTAGTTTCTGTAAGTTATAACACAAATTGAAGCAATCAATGGTAAAAAACCAAAAAGAGTTTGACTTGAAGCAAACGTCAAAAAGGGAGTGTAGTGAAACAGAAGAAGAAGCATTACCGGGGGAGACGCAAGGCTGGCGGCCAAAGGCGGAGCTCGTAATTCGAAGCACAAAGCGAGCAAAAGGAGGCTGTTCTTTAGTCAAACGCGATTGTTCCGGAAACAAACGAATATACAGATACCGATTCTTCTCTATCGAAAAGTGCCTGATTATTACCCAACAAAACAACACGACTCAAACCCAACTCACAACATAGAATTTTGAGAAAGAAAGAAATCAGAGAAAAGAGGATGGTGGGTAGTACCAGTTCCAGATTCCGACCTTGAAAGCATCGGACTTTAAGTAATTGCAGGGTCCGAAATTGTCAATCCTCCATTGGGCGAGTCTTGAGATGGACTCTACTTTCAGTACTTTGGTTTCCGGCGTGGGCATCATTGTTCTGGCTTTTCTGGTCTCAGAGTTCTTACTCGGGGAACCAGAGACTCATCAACTGACTTGGTGTTTAAGCTTGATGACACCTGAAAAAGGGGTGTGCTTATTAATAAGAAAAGATCACTGTTTTTGGAGGTATCTCAATAAAAATAGCACCCTTGTTGGACGCTTTTACAAGTCTGTACTCCTCTTTGATCAGTACTTCGAGTTAACCTAAGTTGTGAAGGAAAATCTAATCATAATGAAAATCTAAAGAGTATAGTTCTCGCTTCTCGTATTAAATTTTTAAAAAATCTTTAACGAAAATTTTATCTGACCTCTCTTGATGAAAGTAGCCTTTTTTTTATCAGACTTGGTGTGTAAGTAAAGTTGCCTAAGGATTTGATAGGGGCAATAAGAGTAGCATAAGAAAAGAAAGAGCAAAGAGACTCCTACTCGACTAAGACAGAAGATCCACGTTTGAACAAAGACGGTCTAGTCATTCAGCACCCTTTGCTATAGTCCATCATATGAATCTATCACTTCCTTTTCTTCTCCAAAATGATACAGCATAAACTTAAACCTTTGCACAAGGAAAAGGTACCCCCAACCATATCACTTTGGTTTATAAAGGACACACTATTATCAATTTTCAGTTTCGAGTATCTTAAAACTTTCTCAACCGCATTTTTGATGTGGGATTTTGGATACCCAAACCCCTCAATAGTTTTGAGTACATCCTCATGAAGACACCAAGTTATCCATATTAAAGGATTTTCCGACTGTCGAATGTAATAATTTACTTGCTTTTGTTGTCTAATTTACCACTAAGCTCGAGCCGAGATTTCTGTAAGGAAAGAGAGCGAGAGCAACACTCCACACCATAATCGACAATGGGAAGGATTTCTTTGACAAAGTACTACTGCAAGAAACGGTAGAGATCTGAAATTCACTATATGATTCTTGGGCCATCACAGAACACAAGCCCAAATGGATGGAAGGTAGAAGCCCAAGGTAGAAGTCCAGTAGAAAACAATAAAAATAAAAATATAAAAAAAATTACCGGGAGCCGTGGAGGCACTCCAATCAAATATCCAATCATTCTCCTCCTCCGATCCAACTTCCCCATTCTCTCACCAAAATCCAGAAAGAGAGAGAAACACAGACCCCAGATTCCAATCACAGATGGCTTCCTCTTCTTTCAGCGGCGACGAGACCGCTCCCTTCTTCGGCTTCCTCGGCGCCGCCGCAGCTCTCGTCTTCTCCTGTAAGTCCTCAATCTCCGATCCCTAACGAATTTACTCTTTTCTCCTTAGAACTTCGATTTAATCTCTGATTTCTGCCACAGGCATGGGCGCCGCGTACGGCACCGCGAAGAGCGGAGTCGGCGTGGCCTCGATGGGAGTGATGCGGCCGGAGCTGGTCATGAAATCGATCGTTCCGGTGGTTATGGCTGGAGTGCTTGGGATCTACGGGCTCATCATTGCTGTGATTATCAGCACCGGGATTAATCCCAAGGCCAAGTCTTATTACCTGTTTGATGGATATGCTCACTTGTCCTCTGGCCTTGCTTGTGGCCTCGCCGGGCTCTCCGCCGGAATGGCCATCGGGATCGTCGGTGACGCCGGTGTCCGGTAATCCCTGAACTCTGGATTCGTATGCTTGCGTAATTAGATGATCTAATTTATTTTTTTCGGAATTGAAAAATGTGAGATTGTTGGAAGCTATCTGTAGATACAACAGAAAAAAGACAAAGACTAGATAATTTTACGAGCTAGTGACTTTACTTAGAGATAATCAAAAGCATTTTGAGTAGTATATGGGTGATTATGTTGGTTTTAAGGGTAACCTTTCCGGTAATCCCTGAACTCTGATTCTTGTGCTTGCATAATTAGATGATATAATCTATTGTATCTGACTTGAAAAACGAGAGAGAATGTTGGAAGCTGTCTGTTGATACAACAGAAACAAGACGTGACTTTAATTTTTATTTTATATGAGCTAGTTGTGTACCAGTGACTATGCTTAGAGATATAAAAGAATTTGGAGTAATATTTGGTTGATTATGTTAATGAACATGTGAGAATGCTCAGAAGAGCTGAATATAGTAGGTGTCGATTTCCTGTTTATTGTAGATAAAAATCATTTGCCATGGGTAACGTTTTGGAAAGAGTTGGATTACTTTAGAAGGGGGCTTGTTCTTCTATATATCTATGGCTGTAATGTGATATACAACATGGAATGCTGAGATGCCTGACTTATGTAGGAATGTGTTTGTCAGCCGGTATTGAGTTTATGGTTTGACATTCAAAGAGTCCATATTCTGTTCCAACGAAGTATGAGTATTAGATTTTGCATTTTGATTTGGGTTTGTGTCAAAGTGTGATTCTGTCAAGTTAGAGGGAGACAAGTAGGTTCATGTAATGTGCTCCAGCAGGAATGCCCCTAAAGGTTGAGAAGTTCTAGCTTTTTTCTGTTGCCTATAAATTCTTGTTTTTAATAAATGTTGGTCGTTATATGGACTGTATGCTTCCAAGAACTTGGTTCTATTTTACTGTATTATTTTTGCAGTTGGATCATGATTCATGATTTAGTTCTTTTATTCTCCCCTTGTCCCATGGGATTTACCACAGCCCCGTGACTACTACAACAATCACTGTTCTATTAGTGTGATGACAGTTTCTCACAGCTTTTATGGATTATTTTCAGGGCCAATGCACAGCAGCCAAAGCTCTTTGTTGGCATGATCCTTATCCTCATCTTTGCTGAAGCTCTTGCTTTGTACGGTCTCATTGTGGGGATTATTCTCTCATCCCGAGCAGGGCAATCTCGTGCAGACTAAGGATATCAGCTTGGTTATTGATCCTCTCAGTCCTTTGTAGAGGATGCACATTCACTGCCTCGACAATTCTGTTATCTCTATAAAGTTCGATTAAGTTTAGTTAGAATTATTATATTGTTATTTGAGCGGCACTATGTTTGTAGTTATGAAGAAACATTTGTTCTGAATGCCATTTTCCCTTGCTTCAAAATAAGGACAGATTAGTCGATGAGAACTGGGTTTTGGTGGTTTTGTTATATAATTGATATAAGTAGCTAATTGAATGATATAAGAGGCTGTTTGTTTCTAAATACGAGTTACTTGCTTGAAGCGTAGTGTATTCAAGAAAAATGTTGGTAGCAATGCTTGAGTTCAATGGTAATGGGGGAATGTAACACTGAAGAGAGAAGGTTGGTAGTTTGTTGTGAAATTTGATCAGTACTCAACACGCTCTGTTATTATATATTCTTTGGGTCTACAAGCATGGTTATCGACCTGGTTCGTGAGATTTTGAGCTTGAAAAATCCTGATATCATCCTAGAGTCCTAGACTAGTTGGACTAGATTCGTGTATCAAGTGGAAGTATGCTGTGGCCCTCATCACTGGAAGCTCAGGATTTATAAACTTATGGGATCATGAACCACTGTGATTGAATGACCGTTTTGCCCACTGAATTATCAAAATTATCAAAGATGCATTGGGAAACAAATGGCCGTTTTGTCTAAAAAGAAATGGGTTTGCCTTAGGGCTTCGACAAGAAGCGGATCAAAGGCTGGGTGGTGCGAACCAACCATGAACCATCACATGTAAGTACCTATCAAAAAAAAAAAAAACCATCACATGTAAGTAATTGAGTTGTTAAGAGTTAGATGTGGAACCTTAGTACTTAGGTTTGAATATCGTCGACACTTATTAAAGTTAAATTTCAATCTTCTTTTAGTGATTAGAGAAGGCTAGGGCTTCTACTATTTTCAACGGCAACTAAACATCTTCGCCACATGTGGGTTTTTTCATTGCATTGACAATTATGTACGGTCTCAAATTTGTATTGATAGTTATATTTTAAACAATGAGGGAGCATTATGACAAGACCTCACAACACAGATTAATTTGTGGGCCTATAAAGTTTTTGAGAAAACCTTGTGACCTCAATCAAAAAAAGGTTGGGTGGTGCGGCTTGAGGAAACCGTCTGATTAATGGAATTGGTTACAAACCTCGCTCGTTGCAGAGCTTCTTGCGGTAATCAATATAACCGATATCTTGCTTTTAAAGAGGATGGCATCACCTCTTGTTGGAGTGTGATTCAATATCCGTTCTTTAGTGTATTCATTTTCGGGTTTTTGAGCCTCTTTTGGTCTCTAAGGAGTGAGGACTCTCTTGGCTTAATTTATGTATTTGACGAAGTTTTTCTAAGGGAGAAAAAAAGTGAAAGGTCAACTTCTAGAACGAGATTACGTTGTTTCAGGTCTATAAATTTTAGAACATGATTTATTGATACCTTCCAAGCGGGCTCCAATGTCGTTTTCTAAATCTTTCTCGCATAAAAAATAGGTCGTCTTCGTAGAAGTACGAGATAATTAGGTTCTAAAGGTCTATAATATAAGTGACAATCTACTACAAATACGAGAAACGGAAAGTCGAAGTTCTACGCGTACGAACACAGAGAAGAGAGAGGGAGGAGTCGGAAACCAGAGAAGCCGTAGCAAAAGACGACGACGATGCCAAATATAGTTCTCAACGATTCCGAGAATAGGTTCCAAATAGAGGACAATGAGGATTTCTATGTGGAATTCGAGGTCAACGGAGACCCGCCAAAGATGAATATAATCGATACAGTTGCCTCGCGCAGGTTTCGTGACGCTCTCTTGTGCCACGCCTTCGACTACGCCGATGAAAAACATTGGGACGTCGAGACCACCTGTGATGTCGCCGCTGTCAGTAACTCACTACCTCACTTTACCTTCAGCTTCAACTTCTTTTTTTTCTCTCTTTTGTTTTTTTTTTGGCGAATTTTCTCTTTGTTTTGGATAACAAACAAAGTGAACAACACAGCTTGATCGTATTACAGAGACTTTCTAATTAACTAGGACACAGCTTGATTACAAATGATTTACGAACACCCTTGGTTACAGAATTTAATTGTAGACTTGTAGTAGCACTGCCCTCGCCACCAACTAATCCCGAACGCATCCTGTCTGGTCCCGTGGTCCGGATGACGTCACCGTCACCATCACCGCCGCAAACAAGGTCGCTCCGGCTATCGAAATACGGAGGAATATCTTTTGTTCAATAATATGTGTTACATACGAGAAACAAACCGTAGACAATGATATATAACATGTAAAATACACTTTTGGATTTTTATACTTGTGTTGTTGGCTTCTGTTGGCAGGATTATGTGACCAGAAACCCTTCACGGGGTCAGCCCATACCCGAGCCGCCTCCTGCCCCTGCTGGTCCTACTGGTTCTCCTGTATGGCAGAATTTGCAGCAGCTTTTCTATGTCAACCGGAGTTTTTTTATGCTTGTTCTCCTTTTCGTCGGGTTGTTGGACAGAGATCTGTTTTTACTTCTGTCTGTGGTCTTTCTTTTTATTATACTTTCTTATTAAAAGAGGAGAGAAAATCGAAAGAGGCAAGCAGAAGTTGATCTCCTTCGCGAAGTTGATTCGAGACTTGTTCTTCTTTGGAGGTGTGGATCTGGATTGAAGTCGTGCGGAATCATCATCAGAGAGCCTCCAAAACTTTATCTTTCAAGAGTTTGCAAATTTCAGTGCTTGTTGGTTGCTTTTGTTTGAGCTCGCCTGGTTCCTTGTTGGTCCTGTTCTGTTTGTTTGAGCATGTTTGTATTTTGTTTTCAACTTTTCATCAGTCTGTAATATGTAACATAGTTGGGTTTGTTTTTTTTTTCTTTTCTTGAAATAAAGGGATGATGTGGCTATGTTCAAGTTTTAGTTACTGAAACTGTGCTGAATACAAAAAAGGAACGTTAAAGTCTAAACCCTTAATAACAAAGACTTAAAATGATATCACAGTCTTTACAACAAACATGTAGTCAAACAATTATCCAAAATGTACAATATTCGCTACGGGAGAGCTTCCAATGAGGACCTTATAATAAGGACCAAGTGAAGATTTTCAAATGAATGGTTGGATGATATGCACATGGGAATTAGAAAATATCAATTAAAAGTCAAAACCTTGATCAAACCGTTCATTTGAAAGTTCTCACTTGATCCTCGTTAGAAGCTCTCCCTATTGGCTACTAACACTTTTATCTACACGTACAAAAGGGCGCACTCTCGTGTGTGGAAATGTCACACTCATGCAGGGCAGGTGTGGCAGGTGTATCGTGTTTTGAGGATTTGAGGTTGTCGCGGCCTGAGGGTGTAGAATATTTTAGACCAAGTTGCGAACCGAAATGTAGAATAATGCTGCTGCTGCTGCTGTTGTGTTATT
The window above is part of the Fragaria vesca subsp. vesca linkage group LG2, FraVesHawaii_1.0, whole genome shotgun sequence genome. Proteins encoded here:
- the LOC101301942 gene encoding E3 ubiquitin-protein ligase RING1-like, whose amino-acid sequence is METLYQYSIYQEEQNHAFPNTQLLSCDCFIFNLHFTHQLQLYYPQHVFIPLNSIQESFFVPCNVFFTHTHDTINTILSGTGVSLDFIEALVPEVYSFALDVATVFENGDPDEHKVVPFNLGVVAVTPYDDHDQIERAIWESGQVFNPVPATRSSIAALKKVKVENLSVVNECSICLEEFSTGLEVIGMPCNHVYHKDCIVEWLKRSHLCPLCRFSMPT
- the LOC101302235 gene encoding BTB/POZ domain-containing protein At1g21780-like, with protein sequence MMPTPETKVLKVESISRLAQWRIDNFGPCNYLKSDAFKVGIWNWHFSIEKNRYLYIRLFPEQSRLTKEQPPFARFVLRITSSAFGRQPCVSPVYERLLRTPEDFAWPVNSSSSGPFVIELEFLDLKISTMNGGESTHVWPTGGLMQSLSTQSTLTCLSRMFQEGIHADVTINTAEGSLKAHKAVLSANSPVFRSMFSHDLKETVSSTIDIEDMSLESCTALVSYWYGTIKQEDFLKHRLALLSAANKYDMSDLKDACEESLMEDINSGNVLERLHEAGLYQLPKLKKGCLLYLFRFGKIYDVRQELDGFFEYADRELMTEMFQEVLTSWKPA
- the LOC101307850 gene encoding V-type proton ATPase 16 kDa proteolipid subunit c4-like, which gives rise to MASSSFSGDETAPFFGFLGAAAALVFSCMGAAYGTAKSGVGVASMGVMRPELVMKSIVPVVMAGVLGIYGLIIAVIISTGINPKAKSYYLFDGYAHLSSGLACGLAGLSAGMAIGIVGDAGVRANAQQPKLFVGMILILIFAEALALYGLIVGIILSSRAGQSRAD
- the LOC101308145 gene encoding uncharacterized protein LOC101308145, with amino-acid sequence MPNIVLNDSENRFQIEDNEDFYVEFEVNGDPPKMNIIDTVASRRFRDALLCHAFDYADEKHWDVETTCDVAADYVTRNPSRGQPIPEPPPAPAGPTGSPVWQNLQQLFYVNRSFFMLVLLFVGLLDRDLFLLLSVVFLFIILSY